TAGTAGATCATCGGCGCGCCCGGCAGGGTGAACGTCGCGGCGGCGGCCGCCGGGAGCGCAGCCCGGCCGCACTCTTCGAGGTAGCGCGTCTCGTCGTGGTTCTCGACGTACCGGAGCAGCAGCGACGACTCGGGGAAGCCCTCTCGGTGGTTGGCGTCCAGCGCGTCGAACAGCGCGGCGGCGGGGGCCTCACCGTTGCCGATATCGCGGAGCGCACCGTAGAGCGCGGTGTCGTAGTGGGCGTCGAACTCGTTCTCGTGGAACTGGGGGTCCCGCGGGATGGTCTCGTCGAGCAGGAAGAACTCCGAATCCTCGGCCTTCACTCGCTCGCGGACCTCCTTCCAGAAGCCGTGGGGGACGCCCCACGCCACGTCGGCCCGGAACCCGTCGACGAGCGGCGCCCACTCGTCGACCACGTCGAGCATCCACGACCGCACCGCTAGCGAGTCGTAGTTTAGGTTGGGGATGCGGGTCCAGTTGAAGTAGTAGCCCGGCGCGCCCGTGCCCGCCCAGTCGACGTCGTCGGTGTCGACGAAGTCGCGGTCGGCTTCCGCGGGGTCGGCAGGCACCCGCTCGTAGTGGTCGGCGTACTCGGGGACGCCCGCCGAGTGCATCTGGAACGCGGGGTGGTCCCGGGAGGTGTGGTTGACGACGAGGTCGAAGACGACCCGGATACCGGCCTCGCGGAGTCGCCCGACCAGCGATTCGAATTTCTCGCGGGTACCGAGGTCGCTCGCGGTGTCGAAGTAGTCGGTGACGTGGTAGCCGTGGTCGGTGGGGCTCTCGACGACCGGCGTGAGCCACAGGCAGTCGACGCCGAGCGATTCGAGGTACGGCACTCGACGCTCTATCTCCTCGAAGGTCGTCTCGACGGTCTCGCCCGCGAACCGCCGGACGAATATCTGGTAGACGGTGGCGTGGCGCGCCCACTCGGGCGGGTCGTTGGGCCGGGAGACGGCCACGTCGCCGTCGGCGGAGACGACCAGGGTGTCGGCGACGCCGTGGCGCTCGGCGACCGGGACGGCGTGGACGCGCGCCAGTTCGGGGAGGTCGGCGACCGGGACGCGGAGTTCGTCGCCGTCCTCGGTGACGGCCGACTCCGCGAGGTCGTCGCGGTCGTCCAGCCAGAACTCCACGTCCGGGTCGCTCCCGTCGGGCGCGGCCTCGGCCTGTGCGGTCACGACCAGCGTCTCGCCTTCGACGTGACCCTCCAGGTGGACGCGGGGCCGCCCCGTCCCGGGAACCGAGACCTCGACCGTCCGGGTGTGCTCGAAGTCGTCGTCGAAGACGCAGATGCCCTCGTGGTCGCCCGGCGGCAGGTCGAGGTCGGCGACGTACGCGTCGCCCTCACGGACCATCGCGTCGCGGCCGAGCGTGTACTCGTTGAACGGACCGATAAGAGAGACGTCGCCGACCTCGTCCTCCGGCAGGGGCAGGTCCGAGACGGGGAGACTGAACTGAGTCTCCCGGCGAGGGTCGGGGAACGCCCGGACGGTCTGGCGGTGGGTCCCGTCGGGAGCGTCGAGTTCGAGCGCGTACGCGCCGGGCGCGTCGGGTTCGAGGTGGACGACCGCGCCGTCGCTGACTGCGCGGTCGTCCAGCGCGCTGTCCTCCGGGCTATCGACGAGCGTCCAGGCGAACGTCGCGTCGGGATTCGGACGTCGGGGCGCGAGTTCGACCGATTCGCCGACGGCGACGAATCTGGGCGGACCGGGTTCGTGCATACTCCCACGGGGCGTGGCGACACACTTCACTGTTCCGCAATTCGTGTACGTGTGAACAACTATTACACCAAAGGTTATTAACCGGGGCGCCGCGTCCGTTCCGCCAATGCAACTCCGCGACGCCCTCGACGACTTCAAACGACACGAGGGCCACGAGACGCGCTTTCCCGGCGAGCGCCGGACCACCGCAGGACTGTTCTCCGGATACACGCCCGCCGCCGACGACGCCAGACTCGTCCACGTCGGCCGCGGCGGCCGACTCCGAGACTTCGGGTCGCCGCTCACCGGTCGCAACGGCCTCGACGTCTCCCGACTGGGCGTGCGACGCGGCGGCGAGGTGACCTGGTTCGACGACTGCGAGACAGTCGACCAGCGTTACGACGGCGCGACGACGCTCGTCGTCACCGAGCACCGACTCCCCGACGGCGAGACGCTCGTCCAGTACGACCTCACGCTCGGACCCGCGCACGTGACCCGCGTCGAGCGTGGAGAGGTCGGACGAGACGTCGAGGAAGGCGACGAGTTCGAACTCGTCGCCTTCCTCGGCTTCGGTCCGGACGGCCGCGACACGGGAATCGGACAACTCCACCACGCCGACGCCGTCGAGGTGTACCACGACGACGAACACGACTTCGTCGCCGGCGCGGCCGGGTTCGACGCTCGCGGATGCGTTCCGGCCGACTTCGCGCGATTGCTCGACGCCGACCCGGTCGAGCGCCCCCGGACCGACGAGGGCGGCCGCCGGGAGGAGGCCAGTCTGAGCGGCGACGTTCTCTGCGAACTCCGCTTCGCCGACGGCGCGGCAACGTTCGCGACCTTGTTGACCGACGCCACCGAAACCGACCGCGAGGCCGCACTCGACCGCCTCGCGGCGGTGCTGGACGACTACGTCGACGTCGACTCTCTGAAGCGGGCCGCCGCTGAGCGCGCGCCCGCGGTTCCCGACGGCCTCCCCGAGTCCGACGCGGTGACGGCCGACCTCCGGGCCGTCGGCGCGCTGTCGGCTTCCACCGGCCTCCGCATCGCCGGCCCGGAGTTCGACGCCTACTACGCCCACTCGGGCGGCTACGGCTACACCTGGTTCCGCGACGACGCCGAGATCGCCCGGTTCCTCCTGCGCGCCGACCGCCGGTTCGACCTCGGCCTCGGCGACTGGCACGCCCGGAGCGCCGACAGCTACTGCGCGACCCAACTCGCCGACGGGGCGTGGCCCCACCGCGTGTGGCCGCGCAACCGGACGCTCGCGCCCGGGTGGGCGAACAGCCACCTCGCGGCCGGCGAGGGGACCGACTACAGCGAGTACCAGGCCGACCAGACCGCGAGCGTCGCCGCGTTCCTCGCCGACGCGCTCGCCGACCTCGACGCCGACCGCGCCGACCGGGCGCGCGAGACGCTCGCGGCCGCGCTCGACGGACTCGACCGCACCGTCGAGGGAGACGGCCTCCCGGTGGCCTGCCAGAACGCCTGGGAGGACGCCGTCGGCCGGTTCTGCCACACCGCCGCGACGTTCCTCGAAGCCTACGCGACGGCGGCCGCGACCGACGCGGCGTTCGCCGACCGCGCCGCCGAGGGGGCCGACCGCGTCTACGACGCACTCGACGACCTCTGGGTCCCCGATAGGGGCGTCTACGGCTACCGAATCGTCGCGGAAACCGTGGAGGGCGAGGAGGGGGAAGTCGGCGACGTCGACCCCCGGTGCGACTCGGCCTCGCTGGCGCTGGCGAGCGCCCACCTCGCGTACGACCGGGTGAGCGAGGTCGACGACCGCCGCCTCGACAGACTGGTTTCGCACGTCCGGACCGTCGTGGACGCACTCCACCGCGACCCCGCGGGGAGTCCGGTCCGGGGCCTCGCGCGCTACGAGGGCGACGACTGGCGGACCCGCTCGCAGGACGGCGAGAAAATCTGGACGGTTTCGACCGCGTGGGGCGCGTTCGCGTGCGCGAACCTCGCGGCGCTGCTCTCGGACCGCGGCGACCGGCGCGCCGGGGAGTTCGCGGAGAAATCGCGGGACCTGCTGAGTCTCGTCATGCCCGACGGGCCGCTCTGTCCGAACGGCGCGCTGCTCCCCGAGCAGGTGTTCGACGACGGGACGCCCGACAGCGCCACGCCGCTGGGGTGGCCACACGCGCTTCGGACGGCGACGCTGGCGCTGCTGGACCGCGAGGGGATGTTACACGAGGAGCCGGCGGCGGTCGCCGAAGATTAGTGCCGACCCGGCCGCGTTCGACAAAGTCCTGGCTGAACGCTCTGCGTTCGGGACCGCACCCTCGGTCGCCGTCACACGGACGCTATGGGTAATCGTCGTCGCGGTCCTGCTCGGTGCTATTCGGCCGCTCGTCCTCTCACGAAGCGAAAACAGCGAGTCGTTCGACCGAATTCCTTTCTCGAAACGCCCGCGCTCAGACGGTCGGGGCCGCCGACCGCTCGGGTTCGTACAGCAGCGATTCGCCGTCTTCGGCGTCGAAGAGGTGGACGTCGTTCGCGTCGAACGCGACGTGGACCGTCTCGCCCCGCGTCGGCTGGACGCCCGAGTCGACCCGCGCGATGAAGTCCTCGCCCAGGCCGAGGTGGAGGTAGTTGTCAGAGCCGACCGGTTCGACGACCTCGACGGTGGTTTCGACGGCCTCGCGCCCCGGTCCGGCGACCGAGACGTCCTCGGGCCGGACGCCGAGTCGGACCCGGTCGCGGCCCCGGACGGCGCTCCGGAGTCGCTCGTCGGCGAGTTCGTAGTCGAAGCCGTCCGCGCCGACGAGCCGTGTCGTCCCGCCCTCCTGCTCGACGGCCACCGTCAGGAAGTTCATGCTCGGCGAGCCGACGAACCCGGCGACGAACTCGTTGGCCGGGTCGTCGTACACTTCCGTGGGCACGCCGGTCTGCTGGAGTTCGCCGCCGTCCAGGATGACGATGCGGTCGCCCATCGTCATCGCCTCCTCCTGGTCGTGGGTCACGTAGATGGAGGTGGTGCCGAGTTCGTCCTGAAGCCGCTGAATCTCGGTTCGCATCGTGGTCCGGAGCTTCGCGTCGAGGTTCGAGAGCGGTTCGTCGAACAGGAAGACGTCGGGGTCCCGGACGATGGCGCGGCCGAGCGCCACCCGCTGTTTCTGGCCGCCAGAGAGTTCGTCGGGCTTCTGGTCGAGCAGGTCCTCGATGCCCATCATTTCGGCGGTTTCGCGGACCTTCTCGCGGCGCTCGTCCTTCGAGAGGTCGGTGGACATCCGCAGGCCGAACGCCATGTTCTGCGCGACTGTCTTGTGGGGGTAGAGCGCGTAGTTTTGGAACACCATCGCCACGTCGCGCTCGCGGGCGTGGACGGCGGTCACGTCCTCGCCGTCGACGAAGATTCGCCCGGCGGTCGGTCGCTCGAGACCTGCGATCATCCGGAGCGTGGTGGACTTTCCACAGCCCGACGGTCCGACGACGGTGATGAACTCCCCGTCTTCGACGTCCAGGTGGATGTCGTCGACGGCCACGATCCGACCGTTGGTATACTCCTTCCTGAGCGCGTCCAGCGTTACTGTCGCCATCTTTCCCGTGAGTACGTCTCCCACGCTTTAGTTCTTGCCCTCTTCGTCGAATATGTGATGCATTATTTCGTCGCTCTTTTTTCTCCGTTCGCCGAGTTCCGTCGGTCGGCGTCGGCCCAAAGGCCGACACGTTTATGCCAATTCGACGAACTGGAGCTACGAAACGCCGTTTCGTCCGGTTTTCGGTCCGAACGAAGACTTCTATTCCGCGTGAAAGACCGTGTTGGAACCCGAGGATTTAAGTTGTGAACAACTAATTCAACACATATTCACCCCATGACAGTGAATCGCAGAAAAGCTCTCGAGAGCATCGGCGTGGCTGGCATCGTCGGACTGGCGGGCTGCGCGAGCGTCCAGAAACAGGGCGGGACGACCGAGGGCGGCGACGGCGGAGACGGCGGCGGGGGGACCACGTCCGGCGAGGACTCCGGGCAGGCCGGGACCACCGAGTCCGGCCCGGCCGGCACCGCGAAGGCGTGGTACAGTCTCCAGGACACGGAGCTACAGGCCCGCAAGCAGGCGCTGAAGCGGTTCAACGGTAACTCGAAGCACACCGTCGAGGGCGCCGACATCTCCGACCTGAAGAAGAAGACCACGAGCGCGATTCCGGCCGGCCAGGGACCGCAACTGTTCGACTGGGCCCACGACTGGGTCGGCGACTACTACCAGCGCGGGTTCGTCGCCGACCGGAGCGACCAGTTGAACGTCTCGCTCGACACCTTCACCGACACCGCCGCGGAGGCGGTCCAGTTCGACGGGAAGGTCGTCGGCCTCCCGTACGCGGCCGAGACGGTGTCGCTCATCTACAACAAGTCGATGGTCGACGAACCGCCGAAGACCGTCGCCGACATGAAGTCGGCGATGAAAGAGCACCACGACCCGAACAACAACACCTACGGGCTCAGCTACCCCTTCGACCCCTACTTCGTCAGCGCGTGGGGCCAGGCGTTCGGCGGCTACTACTTCGACCCCGAGAAGGACCCGATGCTCGGGCTGACCCAGTCGAAGACGCTGGAGGGCTTCCAGTTCGCGCTCGACACGTTCAAGCCCTACATGCCGAAGGACCCCAGCTACGAGACCCAGGCCGCGCCGTTCGCGTCGGGCAACGCCGCGTTCGCCATCAACGGACCGTGGTACCTCGCCACGCTCAACGAGAAGGGCGTCGACTTCGGCGTGACGAAACTGCCGACGCCCGACGGCGGCCAGCCCCGGCCGTACACCGGCATCCAGATGTGGTACTTCGCGAAGGCGATGCAGAACGACGACGCGAGCGCCGCGGCCGCCCAGTCGTTCGCCGAGTGGTACGTCACCGACGAGAAGATGCTGAAGTCGGCCGCCCAGGAGCAGGGGTCCATCCCGGTGCTGGAGAGTCTGGCCGGGAGCGACGCGCTGCCCGAGAACGTCAGGGCGTTCTCCGAGACGGTCCAGCAGGGCGTGCCGATGCCGACCGACCCCAAGATGGGGAAGGTGTGGCAGCCGCTCACCGACGCCGTGACGAAGATGTTCAACGGCAACGTCGGCGTCGAGAAGGCCATGAAGCAGGCCGAAAAGACCGTCCGGAAGAACTGGGAGTAGACCGAACCAATGAGCACCGTCTCTCGCGTCACCCGCCGGATCGAAGACGTCCCCTTCCTCGAACGGGGCGACGCCTCGCTGTTGCTGGTGCTGCCGGGCCTGTTCGTCTTCTCGGCGTTCATGCTGTTCCCGATACTGTACCTGCTCGGCATCTCCTTCACGAACGCCGAGCCCTCGAACCTGTTCGCGGGCGACGGCGCGCTGTCGGTGTTGACCTTCGGCGAGGCGACGTTCGTCGGGTTGCGGAACTACGTCGCGGTCCTGACCGACCCGCAGTTCTGGAACTCCTTCGGCATCACGTGGCTGTTCGTCGCCACCAGCGTGACGCTGAAGATCGCATTGAGCATCGGCGTCGCGCTCATCGTCACCGGCGATAGGGTCCGAGGCAAGCGCGTCATGCGCTCGCTCATCATCATCCCGATGGGCCTGCCCGCCATCTTCACCATCACGGTGTGGCGGGGCA
This genomic window from Halorussus vallis contains:
- a CDS encoding alpha-amylase family glycosyl hydrolase, whose translation is MHEPGPPRFVAVGESVELAPRRPNPDATFAWTLVDSPEDSALDDRAVSDGAVVHLEPDAPGAYALELDAPDGTHRQTVRAFPDPRRETQFSLPVSDLPLPEDEVGDVSLIGPFNEYTLGRDAMVREGDAYVADLDLPPGDHEGICVFDDDFEHTRTVEVSVPGTGRPRVHLEGHVEGETLVVTAQAEAAPDGSDPDVEFWLDDRDDLAESAVTEDGDELRVPVADLPELARVHAVPVAERHGVADTLVVSADGDVAVSRPNDPPEWARHATVYQIFVRRFAGETVETTFEEIERRVPYLESLGVDCLWLTPVVESPTDHGYHVTDYFDTASDLGTREKFESLVGRLREAGIRVVFDLVVNHTSRDHPAFQMHSAGVPEYADHYERVPADPAEADRDFVDTDDVDWAGTGAPGYYFNWTRIPNLNYDSLAVRSWMLDVVDEWAPLVDGFRADVAWGVPHGFWKEVRERVKAEDSEFFLLDETIPRDPQFHENEFDAHYDTALYGALRDIGNGEAPAAALFDALDANHREGFPESSLLLRYVENHDETRYLEECGRAALPAAAAATFTLPGAPMIYYGQERGVSEQRGEMKWHDGDDALTAFHRRLSRLRRRRSVLRTGDVERVEWACPDSSGDDRTVAYARDDGDSRLVVVLNFGAEPRDVAVGEPVGTTDLLTGESVAAGAGAGGSDETVVEVADAVVLEGEV
- a CDS encoding glycoside hydrolase family 15 protein, translated to MQLRDALDDFKRHEGHETRFPGERRTTAGLFSGYTPAADDARLVHVGRGGRLRDFGSPLTGRNGLDVSRLGVRRGGEVTWFDDCETVDQRYDGATTLVVTEHRLPDGETLVQYDLTLGPAHVTRVERGEVGRDVEEGDEFELVAFLGFGPDGRDTGIGQLHHADAVEVYHDDEHDFVAGAAGFDARGCVPADFARLLDADPVERPRTDEGGRREEASLSGDVLCELRFADGAATFATLLTDATETDREAALDRLAAVLDDYVDVDSLKRAAAERAPAVPDGLPESDAVTADLRAVGALSASTGLRIAGPEFDAYYAHSGGYGYTWFRDDAEIARFLLRADRRFDLGLGDWHARSADSYCATQLADGAWPHRVWPRNRTLAPGWANSHLAAGEGTDYSEYQADQTASVAAFLADALADLDADRADRARETLAAALDGLDRTVEGDGLPVACQNAWEDAVGRFCHTAATFLEAYATAAATDAAFADRAAEGADRVYDALDDLWVPDRGVYGYRIVAETVEGEEGEVGDVDPRCDSASLALASAHLAYDRVSEVDDRRLDRLVSHVRTVVDALHRDPAGSPVRGLARYEGDDWRTRSQDGEKIWTVSTAWGAFACANLAALLSDRGDRRAGEFAEKSRDLLSLVMPDGPLCPNGALLPEQVFDDGTPDSATPLGWPHALRTATLALLDREGMLHEEPAAVAED
- a CDS encoding ABC transporter ATP-binding protein, encoding MATVTLDALRKEYTNGRIVAVDDIHLDVEDGEFITVVGPSGCGKSTTLRMIAGLERPTAGRIFVDGEDVTAVHARERDVAMVFQNYALYPHKTVAQNMAFGLRMSTDLSKDERREKVRETAEMMGIEDLLDQKPDELSGGQKQRVALGRAIVRDPDVFLFDEPLSNLDAKLRTTMRTEIQRLQDELGTTSIYVTHDQEEAMTMGDRIVILDGGELQQTGVPTEVYDDPANEFVAGFVGSPSMNFLTVAVEQEGGTTRLVGADGFDYELADERLRSAVRGRDRVRLGVRPEDVSVAGPGREAVETTVEVVEPVGSDNYLHLGLGEDFIARVDSGVQPTRGETVHVAFDANDVHLFDAEDGESLLYEPERSAAPTV
- a CDS encoding extracellular solute-binding protein; translation: MTVNRRKALESIGVAGIVGLAGCASVQKQGGTTEGGDGGDGGGGTTSGEDSGQAGTTESGPAGTAKAWYSLQDTELQARKQALKRFNGNSKHTVEGADISDLKKKTTSAIPAGQGPQLFDWAHDWVGDYYQRGFVADRSDQLNVSLDTFTDTAAEAVQFDGKVVGLPYAAETVSLIYNKSMVDEPPKTVADMKSAMKEHHDPNNNTYGLSYPFDPYFVSAWGQAFGGYYFDPEKDPMLGLTQSKTLEGFQFALDTFKPYMPKDPSYETQAAPFASGNAAFAINGPWYLATLNEKGVDFGVTKLPTPDGGQPRPYTGIQMWYFAKAMQNDDASAAAAQSFAEWYVTDEKMLKSAAQEQGSIPVLESLAGSDALPENVRAFSETVQQGVPMPTDPKMGKVWQPLTDAVTKMFNGNVGVEKAMKQAEKTVRKNWE